A DNA window from Actinomadura luzonensis contains the following coding sequences:
- a CDS encoding ABC transporter ATP-binding protein, giving the protein MTTLVRPEQAQAGLGLTLERLSLGYGGDLVVREIDLEIVAGEVLVIVGASGSGKSTLLRSLAGLLPPAGGRILAGDAEITGTSAERAMVFQDDGLLPWRDVRRNIELPLRIRKVGRRERAAAARAWIERVGLAGSEDRLPRELSGGMRQRVQLARALVAAPRAVLMDEPFGALDAQTRAQMQQVLLDVLRDTRATVVFVTHDVDEALLLADRVAVLGGHGLRAVLDVRGAGDRAALRDRILKEL; this is encoded by the coding sequence ATGACCACGCTCGTCCGGCCCGAGCAGGCCCAGGCCGGGCTCGGCCTCACCCTGGAGCGGCTGTCCCTGGGGTACGGCGGGGACCTCGTCGTCCGCGAGATCGACCTGGAGATCGTGGCCGGCGAGGTGCTGGTGATCGTCGGAGCGTCGGGTTCCGGCAAGTCCACGCTGCTCCGCTCCCTGGCCGGGCTGCTCCCGCCCGCCGGCGGGCGGATCCTCGCCGGCGACGCCGAGATCACCGGCACCTCCGCCGAACGCGCCATGGTCTTCCAGGACGACGGCCTGCTGCCGTGGCGCGACGTCCGCCGCAACATCGAGCTGCCCCTGCGCATCCGCAAGGTCGGCAGGCGCGAACGCGCCGCGGCGGCGCGGGCCTGGATCGAGCGCGTGGGCCTGGCGGGCTCCGAGGACAGGCTGCCGCGCGAGCTGTCCGGCGGCATGCGTCAGCGCGTGCAGCTCGCCCGCGCCCTGGTCGCCGCCCCGCGCGCGGTGCTGATGGACGAGCCGTTCGGCGCGCTCGACGCCCAGACCCGCGCCCAGATGCAGCAGGTCCTGCTGGACGTGCTGCGCGACACCCGGGCGACGGTCGTGTTCGTGACCCACGACGTGGACGAGGCGCTGCTGCTGGCCGACCGCGTCGCCGTGCTCGGCGGCCACGGCCTGCGCGCGGTGCTCGACGTGCGGGGCGCCGGCGACCGCGCCGCGCTGCGCGACCGGATACTGAAGGAGCTGTGA